In Episyrphus balteatus chromosome 4, idEpiBalt1.1, whole genome shotgun sequence, the sequence ATTAAATTCCATGACATTGTTCAggaagttttgttttattgccCAATCCTTTAAGATTTCCACATGATTAAACAAAATGATACCAAATCGCAAAATTTGATCTTATTTTAAAGTACTTTTTGAGGTACGAGAAATAACGTTTTTTAAggtttgggtaaaaaaaaattatcaaaatcgaAAGATTAGTTCTTAACCCTTTGTTgcccggagtaatttttttctcaaaaaaataaaaaaaactttgaaaaaactttaaatatttcttgaatgtcgctccagaaaaaaatatatccattgCACTAGTAAATATCATTATATCAGTTAACTTCTGAGCTAGGTAATTGCTGATATATTTAATTGggaaagaaagtaaaaaaataaagtttaaaatgtGGTTTCTTATTATAACCACCGGAAAACAAAGGGTTAAGAAAAAATATGCTTATCTTAAGTTGACAATAATTGATAGATACCATTATTTTAGTCCTCAAAAAAATCCCATCCTTctgaaaaatgattaaaaaaaacgtaagatAGCTACGCGGTACGAGCTTTTCAAGAAATTTAgaagcaaattgaaaaaaaaaacttttcttcgtATAagagactttttttcaaatttttcaaaggaTTGAAAAGAAGTACGCAGTCATTTATCGGAAAAGtttttgtatgtcttttttacttgccatatacatatgtaggtacctacaatagagcaagtttaggattcggaaaaaaatcgaaatcgggataacaattttacacgatgatggagaacgccaaaaaagtgggttcggcaattctgtctgcctGTCTGTCCGTCTTtaagtacctcgagctacagctacagcctaaactacttcCGCGATTTtcatcaaacttggtagttaaaagttatggtagattccctagaggacaaattgaaattttttttttagaaccaaaactaacggtaggtaggtgtcatataacggaaatagaaaagttaatttttttaataaacggttctaacgattttgattaaaattcttGTTTACAATACCTACTATTGCAGATAAGAGccatgctaagccgcctcactgccagaactgtttttttttttttttttgtttctgaatatctcgtaggtacaagactaacccgatttctacgaaaatatacaaaagcgtttaagtgaaaataatataattttagacaattttcaaaaaacacaatttttttttttttttgaaaaaatcaattttttgaaaacgggttggtgaaaaattttgaaatttcgttcttatgtgttaattatttcttcaaaatggcataccaagtttttttttgaaaaatgttacaaaatttttatatataaaaatatatgtagtttaaaaaaaaacggccttaacgattttcaaaaagttttttctaaaaattccttttcatgCAAGAAATCAGACAGCATACTTtgttttgtgatcaaaatcattaaaaacggtgttttattaattataaaacagattttatgtacctatttttttacattttcggaaatgttttaaCAAAAGCTTTGAGATAAgagctacttttaccataagagcaagtacgtgcgacccagtcgggCATTTTAtttaacgtttctgaacctgcccattaaaaagatttttttgctAGCTAACCAATTAAAGACCGGAAACTTGACTAAATTTTAAATCCCTAATGCATAACGTTCCGCTGTTTTTGAACCTTCTATGACTATAATAACAAAAACGAGAGTCTCATAActtttgaatcaattttgaacttaattttattaattgaaaagCATGAACATGAGCAATAATCATATTTGAAAAGATTTCGTTCAAATtagtaattttcaaaagaaaaccaaattcaagaaaaacattttcaaatcatttttgcattttttttttaattttaatttttttcaatttttataaaatatgaaaaaaatcttttcgcttcagcagcataCTTGGTTCAAATGATTATCGCCAAAACCCAACTTCAAAGtctagaggaaaaaaaaaactatttctatataAATCTTCTCAAATTGCTTTCGTTTCTTTATTAACTTGATAAATTCTTATCACCATTTGATGGTGTAGCACATTTTGAACTTATTTATCTCTTAATACTTAGGCGCTACAGGTTTTCTTGCAGCGACCATCTCTGCAATTCCCGGTATCGTATTACAACCCGGACACGTATGCATAGTATCGTGAATGAAAACATCGCAATCGGAACAGTAGTACTGAGAACATGTCCCACagtgataaatgaatttttcatttgGCGCAGGGAAAAGTTTCTGACACGCAAAACATTGCGTAGCTTGATTGTTGAATTCGGTTTCAGTGAAATGCATCACCGGGAATAAATGATGATAGGAACGTGCTAAATGAGGCGCTGAAACCAAAGTTAGCCCACATATCAGGCATTCTACTGGCAGTTCACAGTATTTACTGTAACACTGTGGACAGTGGAATCCACCAGAAGTCAGTTTACTCGGTTCATCAGCATTGTCAACGTGACACATGCACATAGTCAACGCAGGATCCTTGCCCTCCTCGACTTTGGTATGAGGAAAACCCATTTTGATGAGGGAATTTTCTTGCAGCTGAGCAGCAGTTGGTGGATCGACGAAGGCAAGGAGTTGGTCTTTGAAATGGCAATCATCCAGAACAGCTCCAAAAGTACCATTCGTCTCCATTGTTAATCTCCGGCAGGCATGAATCTCTGCCGACAAACTGATCACCGAACAGCGAACACTTTCGTTTTTAAGAGCTTCAATGGTTTGATTAATGTCAACAGGATCACAAGTCGTTAGACTGCCCATGATGACGAGAATCTCTCGACTTGCATGAGAAGGAACAACTTTTAGTGTTTTCATGGCCAAATCAAGTCCATTCTGGAGTGATGGCTCTCCAGTTAAGGTAAGTTTACTTAAACTGCAAAAcatacaaatttatattttatttgtttctatgttgaaattttttattgtttatttttattatttattttgcttCATTACTGGCTGAACAGAATGGAAATTCGCTTGTGGCAAAGAAAAACGCCGTGGTACAAGGTGTCAAATAAAatcgctcaaaatgtagaaaagatgaacagaattatgtggcgcactaaaatatcaattgccttgaaaaaaaaataatattaactgagcaaccacattagaaacgtcaaaagtcattgcgcttgtagcttgaagtaaaagtcgactcgacttgtaccacagcgaatttccttgccacagccacagctacgtattctggcaccaatatactaatttcatactttttaactttgacagcgacacaagacacaagccacagacacacattctggtctaccagttaaagttaatttcttaattaaaacgcatcttgtatgtatatttttgaatattaatcCTTCTAAACAATATATTCCTAAATTGAGTGAGTCACTATCTAAAGTTTGCCAATATTTTTTACCTTAAGTTAAATAAGCAATGAAACCAACAaaccaaaattcaaaacttttcgtcaatactaaaaagaaaactaacaaaattgaTAATAGTGGATTAGTTTACTCTATAAAATGCAATGATTGTTGTAATTTATATGTTGGAGAGACTATCCAAAAATTAGGCTGGAGAATTGATCAACacaaaaatgaatgcaaaaaagttattaagggttcaaatacaaaaaatgttactgCTTTGGCTGAACATGTGATACAAAATTGAAACTCGTTTGATTTTGATGGGGCAACAATTCTAaagtttgaaagaaataaatttaaattacaaattcaAGAAGataaccaaattaaaaaaaaaaaaaaataagaattcgtATGTAAATATAAAACCGATAAAAAGGATTATACAAACACTTACTATAATTTTATAGTTAATAGAAATGTTCAAAGTAACTAAATTCTAAATTTCTAACATAATCTCTTGAATAATACCTAccttaaaaattcttttaatttttgttgaaactaatttttgatttttccattattttatattaaatttcgttacaaattcttataaaatagtttatcttttttaataatattttattggtaattaattttttactacaaatattttaattatcttttttagACCCTGAAGATGAGGCAATTAAGAGCACGaaatacactccttttcatcagaataggtacacaagtTTTCGAATTCATTAATTGTTTATCCCGAATAGTGGTTCGTGACCTAATAAGGTTTCATTGTTTTCTGTTAGTTTAAGATGTTAGAAAAACCAGCGGTTAAGATTGTTTCATAAAGGACCATAACTTTCCCATTAATTTGCTTATGAAGTATTTAGGGAAAATTGATCGTTAAAACCAATAACTGGAGTTTCCTAAGAGTAATTTAAtaatgatattaaaattttgaaaaccattGATGGATTAAAATCGCTAAATATGGGCGGAAACACTCtaataataaaataaggaaTAAGGGATACACCAGACATGGTACGGTTAAATGAAGTGTTAATGTGATCTATTGTCACTTCAGATAGAAATATTCcggaggtaaaaaaaaaacatgaatggtggtaaaaaaaaactgcaaataatcatttttagcaaaaaaacaaaaccgacttccatggatcaaaactgggttttatggtttttaaaatagttcctatcgcagccaccagctatccaatacaaaaagagttatcaaaattggttcactcagtccaaagttatgcggtaacaaacataaaaaaaaaaaaaaaaaaatacagacgaattgaatacctcctcctttttggaagtcggtaaaaaccaCTCATAAACGAGTAACTGTTTACGCTTGCCACCAGTTTCAGTGGATAAATGACAAGATAAAGAGCAAAACACAGTTACTATTTCTAAGGTTAGGACAGTAAATAGAAAGGCGGTTCGAATTCCCTAAAATGGccgaattttgaaaagacacGATCACTAAACCAAAATCAGAATTGTATGCGattgaagtttttgaaatcTTATGTCACATGGAACGTTGAAGTGTATTTCTTGGTATTTTTGAATCACAgaacattttatgagaaaaactaTCACTTTTACGTTCTGAAGAAGGAGAAACCATTTTGAAACCTACTTCATAGCTAAAAAGGAAGTGTTAAGACATAGAAGAAAGTAAAGAAAAGTGATACTATTGACCTTGAATTTCAAATGTGAAAAATGGTCAAATAAATCTGTTAATGAATATTGAAGAAACTTGTCTCTTAATCTAGTATTTGTGACCAGTATACTGGATTTTCAGCAGGACCACGCCttttcccacaaaaaaaatgctCAGTAAAACATTATGATGaagtgcaaaatttaaaaaaacttcaatatCTGCAATAGTAAACGGACCTAAACCTTGTTTAAAATGTTTAGAAATGGCTAGC encodes:
- the LOC129919714 gene encoding general transcription factor IIH subunit 2 — its product is MENIDGDDPKEYRWETGYEKTWEAIKEDDDGLLDGVIADIISKAKRKRQAEKTIKNRLGMMRHLYLVLDCSEAMTMPDLKPTRFLCTLKLLEIFIEEFFDQNPISQMGIITLKAKRAEKITDLTGTAQCHMDAIKSLSKLTLTGEPSLQNGLDLAMKTLKVVPSHASREILVIMGSLTTCDPVDINQTIEALKNESVRCSVISLSAEIHACRRLTMETNGTFGAVLDDCHFKDQLLAFVDPPTAAQLQENSLIKMGFPHTKVEEGKDPALTMCMCHVDNADEPSKLTSGGFHCPQCYSKYCELPVECLICGLTLVSAPHLARSYHHLFPVMHFTETEFNNQATQCFACQKLFPAPNEKFIYHCGTCSQYYCSDCDVFIHDTMHTCPGCNTIPGIAEMVAARKPVAPKY